A single genomic interval of Oncorhynchus mykiss isolate Arlee chromosome 13, USDA_OmykA_1.1, whole genome shotgun sequence harbors:
- the LOC118938475 gene encoding NACHT, LRR and PYD domains-containing protein 3-like produces MSLSGARKEGGPASKMRLSGERKDGGPASKMSLSGEREEGGPASKMRLSGEHDTKAKSPIKQERPASPVPSFVSMKSDRSMDALIYFREGDFSTEQRNQQERSESEILSGQSSQSHQTDLASIFSLLEEKIMTFVKNELRLFKRILSPELPEGFESRKQEVVDAEDEKQESNAREGALKITLHILRKMNQKELADTLEKNELAVICQRELKSNLKKKFQCVFEGIAKQGNPTLLNKIYTELYITEGGTGQVNNEHELRQIETTTRKQSRPETAIKCNDIFTPLTGQDKPIRTVLTKGVAGIGKTVSVQKFILDWAEGKANQDVQFVFSFPFRELNLMKEDKHTLIELLNHFSVETKVSRISNYNKYKVLFIFDGLDECRLPLDFQKNKICCDVTESTSVDVLLTNLIKGNLLPSALLWITTRPAAANKIPSGCVDQVTEVRGFNDPQKEEYFRKRFSDEDMASRIISHIKTSRSLHIMCHIPVFCWISATVLEHMLKHKREEMPKTLTEMYTHLVVFHTKQKNEKYLGKEETGPHWNKESILLLGKLAFQQLVKGNLIFYEKDLKEAGIDVNEASVYSGLCTQLFKEECGLYQDKVYCFVHLSIQEFLAAVYVFLSFINNNANLMAKAQSTSRNLSVRKRHKPKFTVFKSAVDKALQSETGNLDLFLRFLLGLSLESNQKHLRGLLTKTRSSSQSHEETVKYIKKKIRENPSPERSINLFHCLNELNDHSLVEEIQSYLRSGSLSKHNLSPAQWSALVFVLLTSEKELDVFDLKKYSRSEEGLLRLLPVVKASRAVLLSDCGVTEEGCASLVSALRSNPSHLRELDLSNNDLKDSGVKLLSDGLGNPHCKLETLRLSGCVVTEEGCASLLSALRSNPSHLRELDLSYNHPGDSGARLLSAGLEDPHCRLEKLNVEHGGENRMNPGLRKYVCDLTLDLNTVNRRLSLSEENRKVTCRTEEQPYPDHPERFDGCGQVLCREGLTGRYYWEVEWSGRGADIGVTYKGISRRGGVKECWLGYNDKSWSLYCSDNRYIGSHNNNHTTIDVHSSSSHRVGVYLDWPAGTLSFYRVSSDTLTHLYTFTSTFTEPLYPGFRVYDDSFGIWDSSVSLCQ; encoded by the exons tccaatcaagcaggagagaccagcctccccAGTTCCCAGCTTtgtgtccatgaagagtgaccGGTCTATGGATGCTCTTATATACTTTAGAGAGGGAGACTTTTCTACTGAACAAAG aaaccaacaggagagatcagagtcagagattctcagtggtcagtcttcccagagtcatcaaacagacctggcctccatattcagt TTGCTTGAAGAGAAAATTATGACATTTGTGAAGAACGAGCTGAGGCTGTTCAAGAGGATTCTTAGTCCAGAACTCCCAGAAGGCTTTGAGAGTCGGAAGCAGGAAGTGGTGGATGCTGAAGATGAGAAGCAGGAGAGTAATGCCAGAGAGGGGGCTCTGAAGATCACACTGCACATCCTGAGGAAAATgaaccagaaggagcttgctgacacactggagaaaa ATGAGCTTGCTGTGATTTGCCAACGTGAACTCAAATCTAATCTAAAGAAGAAGTTTCAATGTGTATTTGAGGGGATCGCTAAACAaggaaacccaacacttctcaataagatctacacagagctctacatcacagagggtggaacaggacaggtcaataatgaacatgagctgagacagattgagacaacaaccaggaaacaATCAAGACCAGAGACTGCAATCAAATGTAACGACATCTTCACACCCTTAACTGGACAAGACAAACCtatcagaactgtgctgacaaagggagtcgctggcattggaaaaacagtctctgtgcagaagttcattctggactgggctgaaggaaaagcaaatcaggatgtccaatttgtattttcattcccttttcgggagctgaatttgatgaaagaggacaaacACACTTTGATTGAACTTCTTAATCACTTCTCAGTGGAAACCAAAGTTTCAAGAATCTCCAACTACAACAAGTAcaaagttctgttcatctttgatggtctggatgagtgccgactgcccctagacttccagaagaacaagatctgttgtgacgtcacagagtcaacctcagtggatgttctgctgacaaatctcatcaagggaaatctgcttccttctgctctcctctggataactacccgacctgcagcagccaataagatcccttcagggtgtgttgaccaggtgacagaggtacgaggtttcaatgacccacagaaggaggagtacttcaggaagagattcagtgatgaggacatggccagcagaatcatctcacacataaagacatcaaggagcctccacatcatgtgccacattccagtcttctgttggatttctgcaacagtccttgaacacatgctgaaacataaaagagaagagatgcccaagactctgactgagatgtacacacaccttgtggtgtttcataccaaacagaagaatgaaaagtatcttgggaaagaagagacaggtccacactggaataaagagagcattctgttactgggaaaactggcttttcaacagcttgtgaaaggcaatctgattttctatgaaAAAGACCTGAAAGAAGCTGGCATTGATGTCAATGAAGCCTCAGTGTACTCAGGATTGTGCACACAGCTCTTTAAAGAGGAATGTGGGCTGTACCAGGACAAGGTGTACTGCTTCGTAcatctgagcattcaggagtttctggctgctgtatatgtgttcctctcattcatcaacaacaatgCGAATCTAATGGCCAAAGCTCAATCAACGTCCAGGAATCTTTCTGTGAGGAAAAGACACAAGCCTAAATTTACAGTCTTCAAGAGTGCTGTGGATAAAGCCTTACAAAGTGAGACGGGAAACCTGGACCTTTTCCTCCGCTTCCTTTTGGgcctctcactggagtccaatcagaagcacttacgaggtctactgacaaagacaagaagcagctcacagagccatgaagaaacagtcaagtacatcaagaagaagatcagggagaatccctctccagagaggagcatcaatctgttccactgtctgaatgaactgaatgaccattctctagtggaggagatccaaAGCTACCTGAGATCAGGAAGTCTCTCAAAACACAACCTGTCACCtgcacagtggtcagctctggtctttgtgttgctgacctcagaaaaggagctggatgtgtttgacctgaagaaatactccagatcagaggaaggtcttctgaggctgctgccagtggtcaaagcctccagagctgttct GCTGTCAGACTgtggagtcacagaggaaggctgtgcttctctggtctcagctctgaggtcaaacccctcacacctgagagagctggatctgagtaacaatgacctgaaggattcaggagtgaagctgctctctgatggactggggaatccccactgtaaactggagactctgag gctgtcaggctgtgtagtcacagaggaaggctgtgcttctctgctctcagctctgaggtcaaacccctcacacctgagagagctggatctgagctacaatcacccaggagactcaggagccagactgctctctgctggactggaggatccacactgcagactggagaaactcaa tgtggaacatggtggagagaacagaatgaaccctgggcttagaaaat ATGTCTGTGATCTCACACTGGACctaaacacagtaaacagacgcctctctctgtctgaggagaacagaaaggtgacatgtaggacagaggagcagccgtatcctgatcacccagagagatttgatGGCTGTGGacaggtgctgtgtagagagggtctgactgggcgctattactgggaggtagagtggagtggaAGAGGGGCTGATataggagtgacatataaaggaatcAGCAGGAGAGGAGGGGTTAAGGAATGTTGGCTTGGATACAATGACAAGTCCTGGAGCCTGTACTGCTCTGACAACCGTTACATTGGCTCTCACAATAATAATCACACTACCATAGACGTCCACTCCTCCAGCtcccacagagtaggagtgtatctggactggccagccggcactctgtccttctatagagtctcctctgacacactgacccacctgtacacattcacctccacattcactgagcccctctatccagggtttaggGTTTATGATGATTCCTTTGGGATTTGGgactcctcagtgtccctgtgccagtga